From the genome of Nicotiana tabacum cultivar K326 chromosome 17, ASM71507v2, whole genome shotgun sequence:
ACTAGGGtagatttgaagaaaatagcataccttatctaggaaatcaatcatttacttatctacaacttgagacTAAAATAATCtacactttacaagctatactTAAGTATTGCACAAAATTTCTCataagaaatttttattttttatttttttaattatttttagtcgGATCCCCGCACCGGTATCCGTACTAGGATCCATAtccccgaatcttaaaatttacatctcgaaggatccgacctctagatccgcactcGTGTCGGACACCCGCACTTGTGTTCGAGCAACTTAGCTCTAAATCATACACTTTCCCCTAACGCAGAGATACAAGTCTCTAAAATGATAAAAAGACTCCTTACAAAAACCAAACTTATTATAACTATAACCACAACAACTAAGTCTTAATCCTAACTAGTTCGTATCACCTACATGAATTGCCTTCACTGTGTCTATCCTTAGCCAAGTCGGTGTTTATTCCGAGATGTTGTAGGTTTACTTCGTCTCATTTGTCACACCTTCAGTCATCATATTATTGGACCTATGGGTCAGCGTAAACACAAGTTTACATCAGACATGATCAAAACTACCTTAGTGACATTCTCTTGTTTTATCCTCTATCTGTGCTATTTGCATCTTGTATTGGATATGATCATCTCTAATTTTGTGTATTCAACGGAAAATTCATCTTAGAAGCTGAATTTCTTTCTTTCATCATATATATATCTAGATATATACTTCGTCGACCTCCACCATCTCCCCTCccctttgttctttctttctttgattttGCAGGTACATCCAGAGCTGACAAAGAAGTGCATCCTTGACGGAAAACTAACTTGGACGACATACTCGGGCGCCCTGCCTTCATTGCTGCCAGTTCGTCTCTTTTGTATTATTTTGTTCCAGATCTTGGTCTCCATAGGTGTTGTGCAAAGTCCAACTACACCATTAGATTCAACGTTCTCCAAGTACTATCGTTCCTCTATTTTGGCCTTGCCGGCTCTATTATTGTGATTCCTTTCTGATTCATCGCCCTGCCAGCACTCTTTGTTGTGTTCaaatttttttgtttaatttttggttGCCTCTGCGGTGATTATTGGGTTAAGAGTTCTAGCTTCATTATTGTTCCTCTATTTTGGCCTTGTCATCTTTGTTATTGTGATACCTTTCCTTTTCGTCGCCTTGCCGACACACTTTGCGGTGTtgaatactttttatttttggttGCCTCGCCGGCTATATTCTATTTCTCTCGTTCATATTTGCTTGCCTGTCTTTGTTATAGATTAGTTGATTTCAAGTTGTTCTATTTAGTAAACCTTTAATTAGCTTACATATGTTTTAGTGGCTCTAGTGAACAATGGTAAActaaggtcatgtcctcggtttggggggggggggtttcaaAGGTGGCAAGTGGGTTAAGGGTACCTCTAGGCTGAGAGTAGGATCTTGAAACATAGGGACATTGACGGGGAAGTCTATAGAGTTGGTGAAGATTCTTAAGAAGAGAAAGATTAACTTAACTTGTGTCCAGGAAACCAAATGGGTAGGTACTAAGGCACAAGCCATGGATGAGTTTAAATTGTGGTACTCAGGAGGCTCGAAGAATAGGAATAGAGTAGGCATTTTAGTTGATAAAGAACTCGGGGAGCATGTGATAGAGGTTAGAAGGGTGAACAATAGGACGATGGTGATTAAGCTAGTCGTTGGAGGCTTATTTTGAACATAATTAGTGCCTACGTACCTCAAGCGGGCCTGGAAGAGGAGGTCAAGAGGTATTTTTGGGAGAATTTGGACAAAGTTGTGAGAGGTATACTACCCAACGAGAAGTTGTTCATAAGAGGCGATTTCAATGGCCACATCGTGACTACTTCAAAGGGTTATGGCGTTGTGCATGGAGGTTTTGGTTTTGGGGATAGATGCGAAGGAGTCTCGCTTTTGGATTTCGCAGAAGCTTTTGAGTTGGTAATAGTTATTCGAGTTTCCCGAAAAAGGAAGAGCGCTAGATAACCTTTTGTAGTACGGTGGCTCAGGGCTAAGACTCAAATAGATTACTTCCTCCTTAGGGAGTGTGATAGAGGTCCTCGTAAGGACTGCAAGGTTATCTCGAGTGAGAATCTTACAACCCGACATAAGCTTTTGGCGATGGATTTAGAGATTaagaggaaaaggaaaaagaggcCTATGTACGACAGACCAAGGATCAAATGGGATGGCTTGACTTCTGACCGAGCCCAGGAGATGGGGAAGAAGATGATGGAGATGGGGGCTCGGGGAAGTAGTGCGGATGCAAACAGTATTTAGGATAGCACCGCTAGTTGCATTAGGGAAGCAGCTAGAGATGTGTTGGGGTCTGGAGGGATAACTCTAGTAGACATCGGGGGGTGGAATAGAGAGGTGAGAGGTCCAAGAGAGAGTGGAAGCTAAGAAGATTGCTTATGCGAAGTTAGTGGAGAGCAAAGACAAGGATGACAAGAGGATGAACAGGGAGAGGCATAAGACAGCGAAGAGGGAGACGAAGTTAGCAATAACAACAACGAAAACGACAACGTTCAAACGCTTGTATGAAGAAATTGAGGGTAAAGGCGGGGATAAGAAGTTATACATGCTAGCCAAGATGAGGGAGAGGATAGCCCGAGACCTTGACGAAGTGACGTACATCAAAGACGAGAAAGGCTAAGTATTAGTGGAAGAGGCACACATTAGACCAAGATGACAGGCATACTTCCATAAACTCTTGAATGAAGAGGGGGCAAGAATATTGTGATGGGTGATTTGGTACACTCCGAGAGTTGTCGAGATTTTGGGTACTGTAAGGgaagagcgaccgggccagacaagatccatgtagaattttggaagagcgcatgcagagcaggtttggagtggctaACCAGgttgtttaatgtcattttttAACCCGGCAAAGATGCTCAAAGAATGGAGGTGGTGTACAATGGTttcgttgtacaagaacaaaggcgatatTCAAAATTGCAACAACTACAGAAGTATCAAGTTGCTAAGCCACGCTATGAAAGTTTGAGAGAAAGTGGTGGAGACAAGGGTAAGAAGGGAGTATCTATTTCCGAGAACCAATACGGATTCATATCGGGGCGATCAACTACGAAAACCATTCACCTTGTAAGGAGATTGGTAGAGCAGGAGGAAGAGGGATTGGTAGAGCAGTATTAAGGAGAGGAAGAGGGACTtacatatggtgttcattgacctagaAAAAGCATATGACAAAATCATAAGAGAGGttctatggagatgtttggagacAAGAGGTGTACCTTTGGCATACACTAGGGCGATTAAAGACATAGTATCATAGAGTCAAGACCCGGGTAAGGATAGTGGGAGGGGAATCGAAACACTTTCTAGTTGTGATGGGTTTGCACCAGGGATCAGCTCTTAGCCTGTTTTTATTTGCATTGGTGATGGATGAATTGACGCGACACATTCAAGGGAAAtgccatggtgcatgttatttgcagatgacataatattgattgacgagacgcgaggcgGAGTTGACACTAGACCggaggtttggagacaaaccTTAGAGTCTAAAGgcttcaggttgagcaggactaagacggaatatttggagtgcaagttcaatgATGTAACTCATGAGGCTGACGTGGAAGTAAGGGTTGATACACAATTTATCCCCAGGAAAgggagtttcaagtaccttgggtcaatAATCCAAGGTAATAGGGAGATTAACGAGGATGTCACGCATCGTATTGGAGAGGCTCGCATGTGGTGTCTTGTGCCACCAAGaattaaaggtaagttctacaaagtgGCGGTTAGACTTTCTATGGGGCGGAATATTGGCCAATCAAGAACTTTCATGTCCAAAAGATGGAAGTAGCGAAAATGAGGATACTaaggtggatgtgtgggcatactaggagagataagattaggaacgAAGATATTTAGGACAAGGTATGAGTGGCCCCTGTTGTGGACAAGATGTGGGAAGcaaggttgagatggttcgggtATTGAAGAGGAGATGCACAGATGCTCCAGTGAGGAGGTGTTGCAGGCTGGCATGGGAGGGCCAACAAAGAGGTAGACGCAGGCTGGGAGGCCTTcaagagaggtagaggtaggtcaaagaagtattggggagagttGATTATGCAGGACATTCACAGCTTCAAcctaccgaggacatgacctttgAGAGTAGGGTATGGAGGTCaagaattagggtagaaggttagtaggtagtcagCGTATTTCTTTTCCACGCCAGTAGTATTTGTAatattcttgtattttcttattatttgattttttttataaggTTTTCTTATTATTTGATTTCTATTACTATATGTTGTTTCTTCTGCTTCGATTATCTTAGTatcttgttattattattgcttGTTGTCATTGCTTCTTTTTCCAACTTTCCTTGAGTcgagagtctattggaaacaacttaTCTACCCCACccggtagggataaggtctgcttACAGACTACCCTCctcaaaccccacttgtgggattacactgtgtttgttgttgttgtaatagcCGCTACGCCATTCATCTAGTAGATATATTGGTCCTTAACGGCCCAACATTCACTATTTTATAATATTTCTTGTCTTCCCATCACATACCACACTCAttctacttttattttatttatttctccACCTTTATGCCATTCTCCTGTAAGACTGAACTTATATATCTAACTCTCCACATTTAGGCTAAACGATTTTGTCTAATCTTACTTCACCTCTATTTACTTATGCTATTGGGCAGATCACATATGCCTCCAGCAGTTATCCCAAAGTCCTCATAAAACTAAAAGAAGTCTAATAATCTCCAAAATCAGTGAGCAATGAAGGTTTTAGACAGTACTTGTGTCAATCACTCACTTCTTTAATGGAGGTCCTCAAAGTCAAAGAATAACTTTTGAAAGATTAACTATGAAAAATGCACTAGCAGGGACTCTTTATAAAATAACAAATGTCGATAACATTAACttctgggtttgttgttgttgttgataagaCAATGAAAATAATATGTACAGTGGCAAATATAACACAACTGAATAAGGACTATAGGGCCATACCGTAGCTTTGTTAACAACAAATGTTGCTTCTTGGGACATCCTCATATCAGAATTTTCGTCCTTTATTATTCGATGGATTCGATTATGAGGAAACTGATAAAGAGCACTTTCACTCTTCTCATGTTCCTCCTCTTCatcatcttcccttttcttctttgcCTTTAATTTCTTCAAAGGGGTGTCACCATTGCTCCTTGCTCCATTTTCTACCTTCCCATTACTTGCTTTACCCTCGTTTTCCTCCTTCTCCCTTTTCATCTTCTCTTTTGTAGCTCGACTTGTAGACCCATTACTCTGTGCccttttcactcccttttcttcAGCTTCTTCATTTCCTTCCTTCTTATTCtctgttttcttcatttttttctcttcttttttcgaCCTACTCGAATCGCCATTGCTCTTAGCCTTTTTTGTTGcttttcctcctcctcctcctcctccttctccttcttctgcccttttctttttcttcttactctccTCCTTCTCATTTTCACTTCCACGACTTGAATCACCATTGCTCTTCGCCTTTTTTGCTACTTTTTGTCCTCcttcctcttctcttttcttcttcttgttctcaTTTTTGCCTCCGCAACTCGAATCACCATTGCTCTTCGCCTTTTTGGCTACTTTTTGTCCTCCTTcctcttcatttttcttcttcttgttctcaATTTTGCATCCACGAGTCGAATCTCCATTGCTCTTTGCATTTTTGCCTAttcttcctttttcattcttctccttcATCTTTTTCTCGGTATTATCCTTTTCCCTTTTAGCTGTTTTTGCAACATTCTGCTCCTCCTCTTCTTTTTCCCTCCCATTTTTGACCTTCTTCTTCctcatatatattttcaaattttcactCTCACTTTGCTTTGACTTTTTTGCTTCATTTTCTCTATTTTcatctcctttcttcccctttctTCTATAAACCTTCTTCTGTACTTCCAATTTCTCGTTCCTGCCTCGGCGATTAGTATTATTACCGGCTTTGCCCTCCGcggccttttcttcttcttcttcttcgtccgtATCTCTTACGTATTCCTCCTGAACATTTTCTACGccgtcgttttcttcttcttcttctttttcgtcTTGTTGTGATTCGGTACTGGAAGATGGAACGACGAAAATCTCCGGCTCGTCTCCGTCATTTTTGTCGGATTTTCCGTTACTCCTTTTTGTTTTAGGCATTATTGAGGACTTGTTAGGGTTCGTGCTCTGTGATGCAGATTAATTTTTCGACGTCGGTGAAATGGCTGCCGTCGTTTGCGACGGAGGTCCGCGGCGGAAGAAGGGTACTAGCTACTGATTTGATTTTCACAGGCGTTATAACAAGGGCTTTTGGTCCGAGTGAAGAAACTTCACACGTGGCTTTAAAGAAATAGTGGGCCTGCTCCCTGTAGAGAAACATTTTCAATATTAAAATCAGAGTTTAATGGAAAATCTACTGTTCCTCGATTCTAATTTCTGTGACGATATTTGGCGGAGTTTAAGAATATAAATTATTATGAAgctataattattttattaaatataaaataagaGGTTTAAAATTATATTAGTGTTAAAAAATTATAACATTCTTTTTATACAAGCTAAGGGAAAACTATAACATATAAATTGGAATAGAAAaggtaaaattaaaaatattctaTGTAATGAAAGgtaaaaaatatgtaaattttaatttaattgagtTATTCTCCCATTGGAATAACTTGTTTTTTTAAAAGACTATGTAATGAAAAATAAAGATCTCACTCTACATATAAACTATACTGAATTAGATTACCTCCTgcttattttattctattttattcCCCTCTTATTATATTATAAAATTCGATTCGTTTaatctttctatatatataacaGCACGAATATTAAGACTCTAAATGTTAAACGATAAAAATATCCTTGAAATATTAGCTGACTTTTATGACCCTAAAAACAAAATTACTTCTTCAAAAAACAAATTCATACAGGATAAATTATAAATGCaactttatatattttaattcaaTTAAACGTGTCTACTAAAATTTCGGACAATCAGCTCGTTAAATCGTTTCGGAGTCAAACTAAGTATGATGAGATTTCTATGAGGAGGACAATACGGTAAGTATATTCAATTCCATCAATGTCCCAtattcaataataatcatatgtAATTCCATCAAGGATTCATCTTGAATAAAATTGGTGTGCTCTAAATCGAATATTTGAGCCTCCAAGTTGTAGTAGCAACACTTGTGTTCCTCGTGTCTTCCAAGTAGAACTTGCAATGATTTGGGAACTTTTGTTGGTTTATAAGTTGGCATTATTTTGAAACAACGAAATATAGTCCAGTCAATTttagataaaaattaaaattataaaataaacccGAATACGCAATTCCTGTCTAAGATGATGATGTGGATTGGATGTCGATTTCATATTTTTAAGGTTTCACATCAATTTTGTGACATGAGTGCATTGGCCAAAGATCATAAAAAAATAATGCCACAACGTAAATGGAACAACAAAAGAACATAAAAAATTAATGCCAAAAAAGCTACGAATGACATAATTATCTGTATCTGAATCATTAAAACTTAACTAAATCAAAGAAGATCATTGAACTGGAGAAATAATATTAGGTATTATTATATTCAAGTGATTTTACAACTTTAATCACATAATTATATGATTTCATAATATTTActtctattttttccttttgttgtgCCAAAATATTACCAAATTAGTTGGTTTGGATTGTATATtatattcctttttcttttaaggAACTGATTATCGAATTTTGTATGTACTAAACTTCGTACATATTCAGTTGCAATTAATTTGAaagtttattattttttggtatgCGTTTCGTAATATTTGACATAAGATATTTATGCATCGTACGAACTTAGAGACTAGTATTATATCAAAAGTACGAAACCTCTTAGTCAAATgatcttttttaccctttaaaatagaTGTATTATTTGATTAAATTGTAATAtaagttatttttctaatatttaggacttttaaatcaactaaatttttctttccttatttaaactaggtaagaactcctaatatttaggaatagaaaatgaaaaatattataCTTATATAAATTCTTTCTTTATATAAATTGTGTAGACGAACTATATAATTTAGTTATAATGAATTATCGTTTACTTGCTCTCTCAATAGATTTTAATGCATCGCGTTTTTGTATCAGCCATTATAATATTTATGCTCAAATAAATATAATAAACTTTTATTTAACCATTTAAAGGAATAATAACAAAATTAAGAACCTAATTCAGCAAAACTATACCAGACAGTGGCATGTAGTTGTTTAATTGTCGGGTAAAAAGCAGTAAATTTGAATAGTTGGGAAGAGTTTGTTTCTACTAGGGTTTTTGGTTGAGCTCTAGTCAAGTTGGCTTATAAGCACCTTTTAGCTTATTTATGCGTTTGGTAAATACCCAAAATGCTTATAAGTTAAAATTAGTCATAAGTCATAAGTTGATCAACATCAACTTATGAAttttcagcttataagcatttttagtttgaccaagacttttactagtttatccttaataatatttttaattcacaaaatatttttttcaaaataaattttctaGCTTTCTTTTCATTCCATATTCGTTGTTCATCCCTTTTGTTACAAagaaactttttaatttatagtttgtttttaaggatattttagtcaTTTAACAAAGAACAACTTATCATCACTTTTCTACCAAAcacattaattgtttattatcagtttcagcacAGCTATCCAAACATGTAAATACTTATTTAAAATATTAGTTTTAACACTTAAAAATGCCTTTCAACACTTCAAGTTTATAAGCAATTTACAATCAGATAATTCAAACGGGCTCTAAGTTTGTCTCTCTTCCTTCTTTATTTATGTCAGAAatgtcaaaaacaaattgtatttCCAACTTTTTggctatttatttttattttgttaaaataaactAAATCATTTTAAGTCTAAATCAAATAGCACTCAATTTAATGTAAATAAATGAATTATAGTTAGATTGTCGATAATTAAAAATATACTTTGAAGTACTTATCTTTAATCTAAGTAAACCTTTTATTGATCGAGTAATTTTCATGCACTAGGCAAATATTTAGTAAAATCTAACATAGTTTCGTAATAAAACTAACAGAGATTTGGTTTAAACTACCTTCACTTGGAGAGATATAGCTATATCAAGCATCACATTGTAATTTCTCA
Proteins encoded in this window:
- the LOC107805027 gene encoding uncharacterized protein LOC107805027; translation: MPKTKRSNGKSDKNDGDEPEIFVVPSSSTESQQDEKEEEEENDGVENVQEEYVRDTDEEEEEEKAAEGKAGNNTNRRGRNEKLEVQKKVYRRKGKKGDENRENEAKKSKQSESENLKIYMRKKKVKNGREKEEEEQNVAKTAKREKDNTEKKMKEKNEKGRIGKNAKSNGDSTRGCKIENKKKKNEEEGGQKVAKKAKSNGDSSCGGKNENKKKKREEEGGQKVAKKAKSNGDSSRGSENEKEESKKKKKRAEEGEGGGGGGGKATKKAKSNGDSSRSKKEEKKMKKTENKKEGNEEAEEKGVKRAQSNGSTSRATKEKMKREKEENEGKASNGKVENGARSNGDTPLKKLKAKKKREDDEEEEHEKSESALYQFPHNRIHRIIKDENSDMRMSQEATFVVNKATEKFLEVFCREAYACSFLDRNNYVGYDHLSSVVSKRHRFDFLSEFVPQKVRAVDALAEIPKAEET